One part of the Spiroplasma turonicum genome encodes these proteins:
- a CDS encoding fructose-bisphosphatase class II family protein: MNKDIILLRTVEVAAIASYKYIGMKDKNMVDQAAVEAFEVMLRNERGFKLKVVNGEGELDNAPMLYVNQFLGDLNDPEVPTFDVSVDPIEGTNPAAYNFAGSISTISISRENTMLQMPEMYMEKFFVKDKYSNLINLSEGIINNVLRLQEFENRKDLRCIILDKPRHNKIIQELSKLGVVTRLIQDGDVLAAIDVVNGEADFVYGIGGAPEGCLMASLALASGCKMQSRLINYNQIWPNEKETESRMEKENAWMSKHNIDTSSILSDYDLVSDERTRFFAAGLTAGGSLKPIKYKKGKFFVNGFMASHGIVRNFSSIYDVNKVNNLKPDIKYLFDKYKR, translated from the coding sequence ATGAATAAAGATATTATATTATTAAGAACCGTTGAAGTTGCAGCAATAGCTTCATATAAGTATATAGGTATGAAAGATAAAAACATGGTAGATCAAGCAGCTGTTGAAGCATTTGAAGTAATGTTAAGAAATGAACGAGGTTTTAAATTAAAAGTTGTAAATGGTGAAGGGGAACTTGATAATGCACCAATGCTTTATGTAAATCAGTTTTTAGGGGATTTAAATGACCCTGAGGTTCCTACATTTGATGTCTCTGTAGATCCAATTGAGGGAACAAACCCTGCTGCATATAATTTTGCAGGAAGTATATCAACTATTTCAATTTCTAGAGAAAACACTATGCTTCAAATGCCAGAAATGTATATGGAAAAGTTTTTTGTTAAAGATAAATATTCTAATTTAATAAACTTATCAGAAGGTATAATTAATAATGTTCTAAGGCTTCAAGAGTTTGAAAACAGAAAGGATTTGCGTTGCATTATATTAGACAAACCAAGACATAACAAAATAATACAGGAATTAAGCAAACTTGGAGTAGTTACAAGATTAATTCAAGATGGTGATGTTTTAGCTGCAATTGATGTTGTTAATGGAGAAGCTGATTTTGTTTATGGAATCGGTGGAGCTCCAGAAGGTTGTTTAATGGCTTCACTTGCACTGGCATCAGGATGTAAAATGCAATCAAGATTAATAAATTATAATCAAATTTGACCAAATGAAAAAGAAACAGAATCTAGAATGGAAAAAGAAAATGCTTGAATGTCAAAGCATAATATTGATACTTCATCAATTTTAAGTGATTATGATTTAGTTAGTGATGAAAGAACAAGATTTTTTGCAGCAGGACTTACAGCGGGTGGCAGTTTAAAACCAATTAAATATAAAAAGGGTAAATTTTTTGTTAATGGATTTATGGCATCTCATGGAATAGTACGAAACTTTAGTTCTATTTATGATGTTAATAAAGTCAATAACTTAAAACCAGATATAAAATATTTATTTGATAAGTATAAAAGATAG
- a CDS encoding M13 family metallopeptidase → MKDKKRIQDNFFEAINQDWIEKTELPSGYPSWGSFEILRKKSIDDIKDLILELANKSKNDLNTQQKMIVSLFNNYLNWEERNKDGLNPLLPMIQDIDLFNDKSMLTNFITSFSKKYNTNFFFKIGIDSDFKDSNLRALFISTMGLGMSDRDFYEESHPRHKEIKNAYKTYVNDLVKESKLKFNTKDVFELIYNFEDKLAKSMYKMEELRSPENIYNVVKVKDLDGYCNLIDWNYYLNETGYSKASLLIVTQPKFLMKLNEILTSISLDDLKDIMKFDILSSFSSMTTEKFYKIAFNFGSVFSGVKEMKPELERAVEFTDNKIGELLGKEYVKKHFSEEAKNDVLDMVHKLIKVYEKRIKSLEWMSDSTKTKAIEKLNNFTIKIGYPDKFENYDGVIINEYKDGGSLFENVNNIINFHVKKELNEINLPVDKTKWYMHPQTVNAYYNPSSNEICFPAAILQAPFYDINVSRARNLGGIGAVIGHEVSHGFDDEGSKFDKDGNFNNWWAEEDYKQYYARTQALVEQYNKYQINGSFVNGKLTLGENIGDLSGVAAALDICKNEAPNDLNQFFENYAIIWRRKSTDELKNTRLLIDPHSPEEFRCNGVLVNIDEFHEVYGTKPDDKMYKKKEERIKIW, encoded by the coding sequence ATGAAAGATAAAAAAAGAATACAAGATAATTTTTTTGAAGCAATTAATCAAGATTGAATCGAAAAAACTGAATTACCAAGTGGATACCCTTCTTGAGGGAGTTTTGAAATATTAAGAAAGAAATCTATTGATGATATAAAAGATTTAATTCTAGAATTAGCTAATAAAAGCAAAAATGACTTAAATACACAACAAAAGATGATTGTTTCTTTATTTAATAATTATTTAAATTGAGAAGAAAGAAATAAAGATGGACTTAATCCATTATTACCTATGATTCAAGATATTGATTTATTTAATGATAAATCTATGCTTACAAATTTTATAACAAGTTTTTCTAAAAAGTATAATACTAATTTCTTTTTTAAAATTGGAATTGACTCTGATTTTAAAGATAGTAATCTTAGAGCCTTATTTATTTCAACAATGGGTCTAGGTATGTCTGATAGAGATTTTTATGAAGAAAGTCACCCAAGACACAAAGAAATAAAAAATGCATATAAAACTTATGTAAATGATTTAGTTAAAGAGTCAAAATTAAAATTTAATACAAAGGATGTATTTGAATTAATTTATAACTTTGAAGATAAACTTGCTAAATCAATGTATAAAATGGAAGAACTTAGATCACCTGAAAACATTTATAATGTTGTAAAAGTAAAAGATTTAGATGGTTATTGTAATTTAATAGACTGGAATTATTACTTAAATGAAACAGGATATTCTAAAGCTAGTTTATTAATAGTTACTCAACCTAAATTTTTAATGAAACTTAATGAAATTTTAACTTCAATATCATTAGATGACTTAAAAGATATTATGAAGTTTGATATCCTAAGTAGTTTTAGTTCTATGACAACAGAAAAGTTTTATAAAATAGCATTTAATTTTGGTTCTGTATTTAGTGGTGTTAAGGAAATGAAACCAGAATTAGAAAGAGCTGTTGAATTTACTGATAATAAAATTGGTGAATTATTAGGAAAAGAATATGTAAAAAAACACTTTTCAGAAGAAGCTAAAAATGATGTTTTAGATATGGTTCATAAATTGATTAAAGTATATGAGAAAAGAATTAAATCACTTGAGTGAATGAGTGATTCTACTAAAACAAAGGCTATAGAAAAGTTAAATAATTTTACAATTAAAATAGGTTATCCAGATAAGTTTGAAAATTATGATGGAGTTATTATTAATGAATACAAAGATGGTGGTAGTTTATTTGAAAATGTTAATAACATTATAAATTTTCATGTAAAAAAAGAATTAAATGAAATTAATTTACCAGTAGATAAGACAAAATGATATATGCATCCTCAAACTGTAAATGCTTATTATAACCCTAGCTCAAATGAAATTTGTTTCCCTGCCGCAATTTTACAGGCACCTTTTTATGATATAAATGTATCAAGAGCAAGAAATCTTGGTGGTATTGGTGCAGTAATTGGTCATGAAGTAAGTCATGGATTTGATGATGAAGGAAGTAAGTTTGATAAAGATGGTAACTTCAATAATTGGTGAGCTGAAGAAGATTACAAACAATATTACGCTAGAACTCAAGCACTAGTTGAACAATACAACAAATATCAAATAAATGGTTCTTTTGTAAATGGTAAATTAACTTTAGGTGAAAACATTGGTGATCTAAGTGGAGTTGCAGCTGCATTAGATATTTGTAAAAATGAAGCACCTAATGACTTGAATCAATTTTTTGAAAATTATGCAATTATTTGAAGAAGAAAGTCTACTGATGAATTAAAAAATACAAGACTATTAATTGACCCTCATTCACCAGAAGAATTTAGATGTAATGGTGTATTGGTTAATATCGATGAGTTCCATGAAGTTTATGGAACAAAACCAGATGACAAAATGTATAAGAAAAAAGAAGAAAGAATTAAAATTTGATAA
- a CDS encoding YebC/PmpR family DNA-binding transcriptional regulator: MGRAHEVRKQSMAKTASMKSALYGRCSKEIYMAAKSGSKDPESNLALRSAIDKARSKQVPTDVIQRAIKKAEGSDNENYIANRYEGYGPGNSMIIVDSLTNNVNRAIANIREVFNKNNGKMASTGAVSHSFNSSSMFAFENISIEKVLETLMEDDCDVNDVIEEDGLIIVYAPLSSFNNVKKTLDKLNITEYKVAETTMIPNEYIKILDQESKNNFETLIDKLNELEDVQNVYHNIEE; the protein is encoded by the coding sequence ATGGGAAGAGCGCATGAAGTTAGAAAACAAAGTATGGCAAAAACTGCTTCTATGAAGTCTGCTTTGTACGGAAGATGTTCAAAAGAAATTTATATGGCTGCAAAAAGTGGTTCAAAAGATCCAGAGTCAAATTTAGCATTACGCAGTGCTATTGATAAAGCAAGATCTAAACAAGTACCCACAGATGTTATTCAAAGAGCAATAAAAAAAGCTGAGGGTAGTGATAATGAAAACTATATTGCTAATAGGTATGAAGGATATGGACCTGGTAATTCAATGATAATTGTTGATTCACTAACTAATAATGTAAATAGGGCTATTGCTAATATAAGAGAAGTATTCAATAAAAACAATGGTAAAATGGCCTCAACTGGTGCAGTTTCTCATTCATTTAACTCATCAAGCATGTTTGCATTTGAAAATATTAGTATTGAAAAAGTTTTAGAAACTCTTATGGAAGATGATTGTGATGTAAATGATGTAATTGAAGAAGATGGATTAATCATTGTGTATGCACCATTAAGTTCTTTCAATAATGTTAAAAAAACACTTGATAAACTAAATATAACTGAGTATAAAGTTGCTGAAACTACAATGATTCCAAATGAGTATATTAAAATTTTAGACCAAGAAAGTAAAAACAATTTCGAAACATTAATTGATAAATTAAACGAACTTGAAGATGTGCAAAATGTTTACCACAATATTGAAGAATAA
- a CDS encoding pseudouridine synthase — protein sequence MNQERLQKIIASRGYCSRRKAEDLILKNLVKVNGKIINELGAKFEPNVEIYIDNKPVEPVSQKVYYLFNKPRLVLTTMADKDGRKTVADYFKNIKLRLFPVGRLDYDVSGAIIMTNDGEFANFVMHPRYEFQKTYQALCNGKVHKSQIEMLIKGVIIDENYKTRALDAKLLNYDKEYDESVIELTIAEGRKHHVKKMLIAADIYLKKLKRTRIEFLTLDDIEIGKYRELKVHEIKKFYGIYKSTSLR from the coding sequence ATGAATCAAGAAAGATTACAAAAAATTATAGCATCAAGAGGTTATTGTTCTAGAAGAAAAGCTGAAGATTTAATTCTAAAAAACCTTGTAAAAGTTAATGGTAAAATAATAAATGAATTAGGAGCAAAATTTGAACCTAATGTGGAAATTTATATTGACAACAAACCAGTTGAACCTGTTTCTCAAAAAGTTTATTATTTATTTAATAAGCCTAGATTAGTTTTAACAACAATGGCTGATAAAGATGGCAGAAAAACTGTCGCAGATTATTTCAAAAATATAAAATTAAGATTATTTCCAGTTGGTAGATTGGACTATGATGTGAGTGGAGCAATAATAATGACTAATGATGGTGAGTTTGCAAATTTTGTAATGCACCCAAGATATGAGTTTCAAAAAACTTATCAAGCATTGTGTAATGGTAAAGTTCATAAATCACAAATAGAAATGTTAATTAAAGGTGTTATAATTGATGAAAATTATAAAACCAGAGCTTTAGATGCTAAACTACTTAATTATGACAAAGAATATGATGAATCTGTTATTGAACTTACCATAGCAGAAGGAAGAAAACATCACGTCAAAAAAATGTTAATTGCAGCTGATATTTATTTGAAAAAGTTGAAAAGAACTAGAATAGAGTTTTTAACTTTAGATGATATTGAAATCGGAAAGTATAGAGAATTAAAAGTTCATGAAATCAAAAAATTTTATGGAATATATAAATCCACAAGTTTAAGATAA
- the scpB gene encoding SMC-Scp complex subunit ScpB, with amino-acid sequence MENKKKISLIEGLLFINGDEGVSLEEVSIFLDISIDESEELIVLIQNKYKKDLECGLELQRFAKNKFRMITKKENSEYYIKLANLKTESRLSSASIEVLSIIAYKGPVTKADVENIRGVNCDNIFYKLKLRNLISEVGKSNDVGKPTLYNVTTEFLKYFNLNSLEELPKLKESNISDKEIFNRG; translated from the coding sequence ATGGAAAATAAAAAAAAGATTTCACTAATAGAAGGTTTACTATTTATTAATGGTGATGAAGGAGTTTCATTAGAAGAAGTAAGTATTTTTTTAGATATTTCAATTGATGAGAGTGAAGAACTAATTGTCTTAATACAAAATAAATATAAAAAAGATTTAGAGTGTGGTTTAGAGTTACAAAGATTTGCTAAAAATAAATTTAGAATGATAACAAAAAAAGAAAACTCAGAATATTATATAAAACTTGCAAATTTAAAAACTGAATCAAGGTTATCATCTGCAAGTATTGAAGTTTTATCAATAATTGCATATAAAGGTCCAGTCACTAAAGCTGATGTTGAAAATATAAGAGGTGTAAATTGTGATAACATATTTTACAAACTAAAATTAAGAAATTTAATTTCAGAGGTTGGTAAGTCTAATGATGTTGGTAAACCAACACTATATAACGTAACAACTGAGTTTTTAAAATATTTTAACTTAAATAGTTTAGAAGAGTTGCCAAAATTAAAAGAAAGCAATATTTCTGATAAAGAAATATTTAATAGAGGTTAG
- a CDS encoding segregation and condensation protein A, with amino-acid sequence MEKWSTVNLENFNGPIDLLLHLIKEKELNILEVDLLVLSNQYIDYIQSLEVLNIEVASEYLVMAAYLLELKSKILIPKEVIEFDENYEEREREELINRLIEYHKIKEVTNFFKEKQDEYLKSFSKKKSIIKVTKIDDDKLPLAKNTINIDNFSKIFLNAIERNKFKNLETNTLTTTEVSPEELAKDIIEYFTDNKIKNIDLEELINLKEYSLKMLVATFLAILDLAAKKIITIEQLEEKIIIEVLM; translated from the coding sequence ATGGAAAAATGAAGTACAGTAAATTTAGAAAATTTTAATGGACCAATCGACTTGTTGCTTCATTTAATAAAAGAAAAAGAATTAAATATATTAGAAGTGGATTTATTGGTCTTATCAAATCAATATATTGATTATATTCAAAGTTTAGAAGTTTTAAATATTGAAGTTGCAAGTGAATATTTGGTTATGGCAGCATACCTATTAGAATTAAAATCAAAGATACTTATACCAAAAGAAGTAATTGAGTTTGATGAAAATTATGAAGAAAGAGAAAGAGAAGAATTAATAAATAGGTTAATTGAATATCATAAGATTAAAGAAGTTACTAACTTTTTTAAAGAAAAACAAGATGAGTATTTAAAATCTTTTAGTAAGAAAAAATCAATTATAAAAGTTACTAAGATAGATGATGATAAGCTGCCTTTAGCAAAAAACACAATCAATATAGATAATTTCTCAAAAATATTTTTAAATGCAATTGAGAGAAATAAATTTAAAAACTTAGAAACTAATACTTTAACAACAACAGAAGTTTCACCTGAGGAATTAGCAAAAGATATTATTGAATATTTTACCGATAATAAAATTAAAAATATAGATCTTGAAGAATTAATAAATCTAAAAGAATATAGTTTGAAAATGTTGGTGGCTACATTTCTAGCTATTTTAGATTTAGCTGCAAAAAAAATTATAACAATCGAACAATTAGAAGAAAAAATAATTATTGAAGTTCTTATGTAA
- the ispG gene encoding flavodoxin-dependent (E)-4-hydroxy-3-methylbut-2-enyl-diphosphate synthase: MINRTKTRKVMVGNVQIGGNNKVVIQSMTTSKTHNINETLKQINELHKEGCEIVRVAVLGNEDAESLKELVLKSPLPIVADIHFNYKFALLAADAGCAKIRINPGNIGKLENTIAVVEKCKEKNIPIRIGINSGSLPKNMVEKYGWTAKAMVESLRTHIEILENLDFKDIIYSLKSTDPLMAIEAYTMASEIWDYPSHLGITEAGSLLNGTIKSSFGLGVILFNGIGSTIRISLSEDPIQEIKVAKRLLNSMGLYENIVEVIACPTCGRLEFDLSKVVKEIENYVEGLNFPLKIAILGCVVNGPGESAQADIGIAGGNKGGIIFKKGKLFKTVKQEELVPELKKLILEYYESWKNKIPN; this comes from the coding sequence ATGATTAATAGAACTAAAACAAGAAAAGTTATGGTTGGAAATGTGCAAATTGGTGGAAATAATAAAGTAGTAATTCAATCAATGACAACTTCTAAAACACATAACATTAATGAAACACTTAAACAAATAAATGAACTACATAAAGAAGGTTGTGAGATTGTTAGAGTTGCTGTTTTAGGTAATGAAGACGCAGAATCATTAAAAGAACTGGTTTTAAAATCACCATTACCCATAGTTGCAGATATTCATTTTAATTATAAGTTTGCATTATTAGCAGCAGATGCAGGTTGTGCAAAAATACGAATAAACCCAGGTAATATTGGTAAATTAGAAAATACAATAGCAGTTGTTGAAAAATGTAAAGAAAAAAATATACCAATAAGAATAGGTATTAATTCTGGTAGTTTACCAAAAAATATGGTTGAAAAGTATGGATGGACTGCAAAAGCAATGGTTGAATCATTAAGAACACATATTGAAATATTAGAAAATCTTGATTTTAAAGATATAATATACTCATTAAAATCGACCGATCCATTAATGGCTATTGAAGCATATACAATGGCTAGTGAAATTTGAGATTATCCATCTCATTTAGGTATAACCGAAGCTGGAAGTTTGCTAAACGGAACTATAAAATCAAGTTTTGGATTAGGTGTAATTTTATTTAATGGTATAGGAAGTACAATAAGAATTAGTTTAAGTGAAGACCCTATTCAAGAAATTAAAGTTGCAAAAAGGCTACTTAACTCAATGGGTTTATATGAAAACATAGTAGAAGTAATTGCATGTCCAACATGTGGAAGGCTAGAATTTGATTTATCAAAAGTTGTAAAAGAAATTGAAAATTACGTTGAAGGCTTGAATTTTCCATTAAAAATTGCAATTCTAGGTTGTGTAGTTAATGGTCCCGGTGAGTCTGCACAAGCAGATATTGGAATAGCAGGCGGTAATAAAGGCGGAATAATATTTAAGAAAGGCAAGCTATTTAAAACAGTTAAACAAGAAGAGCTAGTTCCTGAACTTAAAAAACTTATTTTAGAATATTATGAATCTTGAAAAAATAAAATCCCAAATTAA
- a CDS encoding O-antigen polymerase — MPTNLNFDKSSYLIALILGTSFFSLFLKPLSTFITGLIRNRFTWLKISYFFAFIITVTQFFIQENNIILFIFLSLFLAICISSSSIFFLYYNEQFNYRIYVISVTWIIFTFITFGTILGNYISEINHILLKEKYEITSLSIFVIILIYLFIYSFFCKETKNLAGVFDEYIIENLPKKNNFNFFILYLLGFLISLTSALNNSQIVKLFIGLNLKDYGSSYETIESFLRSFNYFYYVPSIIVSYFIYKFVLKYLGQKYLIITCLFLLFGVYTLLAFTTNPYIYMFSSILSGILCNQIIFTLFSLCIFWNYRAPKNPVTGFFGTSLFLAKFLVESIEKFISKSNYGVFKDINDLSDLSFYDVANSTSLKDFDIATTLIMSFSCMVVLISVLIFYYKNNSLFADYLNYRNATRNIKNLLKKRMLDKVKTKIDVNKINSNDINEYN, encoded by the coding sequence ATGCCAACTAACTTGAACTTTGATAAATCTAGTTATTTGATTGCATTAATATTAGGAACTTCTTTTTTTAGTTTGTTCTTAAAACCCTTATCAACTTTTATAACTGGTTTAATTAGAAACAGATTCACTTGATTAAAAATATCATATTTCTTTGCTTTTATAATTACTGTTACACAATTTTTTATACAAGAAAATAATATTATTTTATTCATTTTTCTATCATTATTTTTAGCAATATGTATATCATCTTCTTCAATTTTCTTTTTATATTATAATGAGCAATTTAATTATAGAATATATGTTATATCAGTTACTTGAATAATATTTACATTTATAACTTTTGGTACAATATTAGGTAACTATATTAGTGAAATTAATCACATTTTGTTAAAAGAAAAATATGAAATAACATCATTGTCAATTTTCGTTATTATATTGATTTATTTATTTATTTATAGTTTTTTTTGTAAGGAAACAAAAAACCTAGCAGGTGTTTTTGATGAATATATAATTGAAAATTTACCAAAAAAGAATAATTTCAACTTTTTCATACTATATTTATTAGGTTTTTTAATTTCATTAACAAGTGCTTTGAATAATTCTCAAATAGTAAAATTATTTATAGGATTAAATTTAAAGGATTATGGTAGTTCTTATGAAACTATAGAGTCATTTTTAAGATCATTTAATTATTTTTATTATGTACCTTCAATCATTGTTTCTTATTTTATTTATAAATTTGTATTAAAATATTTAGGACAAAAATATTTAATCATAACTTGCTTATTTTTATTATTTGGTGTTTATACTTTATTAGCATTTACTACTAATCCATATATTTATATGTTTTCAAGTATTTTATCAGGTATATTATGCAATCAAATTATATTTACTTTATTCTCATTATGTATTTTTTGAAATTATAGAGCACCCAAAAACCCTGTAACTGGTTTTTTTGGAACATCTCTATTTTTAGCCAAGTTTTTAGTTGAATCAATTGAAAAATTCATATCTAAATCTAATTACGGGGTATTTAAAGATATTAATGATTTATCTGATTTATCCTTTTATGATGTTGCTAATAGTACTTCTTTAAAGGATTTTGATATTGCAACAACATTAATTATGTCATTTTCTTGTATGGTAGTTTTGATAAGTGTATTAATATTTTATTATAAAAACAATTCGCTTTTTGCAGATTATTTAAATTATAGAAATGCTACTAGAAATATTAAAAATCTACTTAAAAAAAGAATGCTTGACAAAGTAAAAACAAAAATTGATGTAAACAAAATAAATTCAAATGATATTAATGAATATAATTAA
- the frr gene encoding ribosome recycling factor, translated as MIKELLDITNLEMLEVVESFKTYISKIRTGRANASILSSVMVDFYGTLTPINQTSQISAPEPQQLVVKPYDRGQVQNVVAGINKADLGLNPLAEADLIRINIPPLTEEIRKDLVKKMMKELENFKVRIRNLRRDAIDKVKKDSSLPEDLKSDFENQIQKLTDKNISLLDEVSKSKENDLMKV; from the coding sequence ATGATTAAAGAATTATTAGATATTACAAATTTAGAAATGCTTGAAGTAGTTGAAAGCTTTAAAACTTACATCTCAAAAATTAGAACTGGTAGAGCAAATGCAAGTATATTAAGCAGTGTTATGGTTGATTTTTATGGAACATTAACACCAATTAATCAAACATCACAAATTTCTGCACCAGAACCACAACAATTAGTGGTTAAACCTTACGATAGGGGTCAAGTGCAAAATGTAGTCGCTGGCATAAATAAAGCTGATTTAGGTTTAAACCCTTTAGCGGAAGCAGATCTTATAAGAATTAATATTCCACCTTTAACTGAAGAAATAAGAAAAGATTTAGTTAAAAAAATGATGAAGGAGTTAGAAAACTTTAAAGTAAGAATAAGAAATTTAAGAAGAGATGCTATTGATAAAGTAAAAAAAGATTCTAGTTTACCAGAAGATTTAAAGAGTGATTTTGAAAACCAAATTCAAAAATTAACTGATAAAAATATTTCTCTTTTAGATGAAGTTTCAAAAAGTAAAGAAAATGATTTAATGAAAGTATAA
- the pyrH gene encoding UMP kinase, translated as MALKYKRVLLKISGEALKGKNDIYDKEKLEDVAKQVIKLTKEGLQIGIVIGGGNIWRGKLAGTLELYRIEADYMGMLATIMNALAFEATLRKLNFDKVKVYSSLEIKTVTSSYNYRNAREKLEEGYVVLFAGGTGYSYFTTDTGASIRAIEIKADALLMAKYGTKGVYDKDPNINKDAKFYDYLTHNDLVTKNLQVMDSTAATLSRDGKLEIVVFDIKGNENIVKVAHGDLECSVIK; from the coding sequence ATGGCATTAAAGTATAAAAGAGTTTTATTAAAAATTTCAGGAGAAGCCTTAAAGGGTAAGAATGATATATATGATAAAGAAAAGTTGGAAGATGTAGCTAAGCAAGTTATAAAATTAACAAAAGAAGGTTTACAAATAGGTATAGTTATTGGTGGAGGAAATATCTGAAGAGGTAAATTAGCTGGTACATTGGAACTTTATAGAATCGAAGCAGATTATATGGGAATGTTAGCCACAATAATGAATGCACTTGCATTTGAAGCTACACTAAGAAAATTAAATTTTGATAAAGTAAAAGTTTACTCTTCATTAGAAATTAAAACTGTAACAAGTTCATATAATTATAGAAATGCTAGAGAAAAACTTGAAGAAGGTTATGTAGTTTTATTTGCAGGTGGAACAGGATATAGTTACTTTACAACAGACACTGGAGCTTCAATCAGAGCTATAGAAATTAAAGCCGATGCATTATTAATGGCAAAATATGGTACAAAAGGAGTTTATGATAAAGACCCAAATATAAACAAAGATGCTAAATTTTATGATTATTTAACACATAATGATCTTGTAACTAAAAACTTACAAGTAATGGATTCAACAGCAGCAACATTATCAAGAGATGGTAAGTTAGAAATTGTTGTTTTTGATATTAAAGGAAATGAAAACATTGTAAAAGTAGCCCATGGAGATTTAGAATGTAGTGTTATAAAATAA
- the tsf gene encoding translation elongation factor Ts: MAVTTELIKQLREMTSAGMMDCKKALEATNGDIDEAIVWLRENGLAKAAKKADRVAAEGVSLAISNDKKAIIIEVNSETDFVSKNEKFISLIDEIAKVILQSNISSLEDALNLKLSSGSTINEACIEATATIGEKISLRRVAAVEGKNLAVYNHSNKRISVLISFEGDISKEDAYNVCMHVAAMSPKYVSSNDVPQEFKDSEMHIIKETTDVTGKPENVAQNILNGKLNKKIAEVTLLEQAYVIDEKQTVGNFLKSKKSSILNMYRFEVGEGIEKVVSDFAAEVAAQLKGN; this comes from the coding sequence ATGGCTGTTACTACTGAATTAATAAAACAACTTAGAGAAATGACATCTGCTGGTATGATGGATTGTAAAAAAGCTCTTGAAGCTACAAATGGTGATATTGATGAGGCAATAGTTTGACTAAGAGAAAATGGACTTGCAAAAGCCGCTAAAAAAGCAGATAGAGTAGCTGCTGAAGGTGTTTCTTTAGCTATTTCAAATGATAAAAAAGCTATTATTATAGAAGTTAACTCGGAAACTGATTTTGTTTCTAAAAATGAAAAGTTTATATCATTAATTGATGAAATTGCTAAAGTAATTTTACAATCAAATATCTCTTCATTAGAAGATGCACTTAATTTAAAATTAAGCAGTGGATCTACAATTAATGAAGCTTGTATAGAAGCTACAGCAACAATCGGTGAAAAAATTTCATTAAGAAGGGTTGCTGCTGTTGAAGGTAAAAACTTAGCTGTTTATAACCACTCAAATAAAAGAATATCTGTTTTAATTAGTTTTGAAGGAGATATTTCAAAAGAAGATGCATATAACGTATGTATGCATGTAGCAGCTATGTCACCAAAATATGTATCAAGTAACGATGTGCCACAAGAGTTCAAAGATTCTGAAATGCATATAATTAAAGAAACTACAGATGTAACTGGTAAACCTGAAAATGTTGCACAAAACATTTTAAATGGAAAATTAAATAAAAAAATTGCTGAGGTTACACTTCTTGAACAAGCATATGTTATTGATGAAAAACAAACTGTAGGTAATTTCTTAAAATCAAAAAAATCATCAATTTTAAATATGTATAGATTCGAAGTTGGTGAAGGTATTGAAAAAGTAGTTTCAGACTTTGCAGCAGAAGTTGCGGCACAATTGAAAGGAAATTAG